One part of the Terrimicrobium sacchariphilum genome encodes these proteins:
- a CDS encoding AlkZ-related protein, translated as MAGIRTLAQARAFVKRVGICGIFADVEGHSLWDATDLPDRQPGERGWGQKVSAVWTWKNLLPARHPDEIFYGKVKGGKAVLMSMARLREHYPQHHLPVRECSPVAQRIYHALKFDPMTTPELRRHLDMTHPPQRNQFERGLKELQITLNIARRNSEEDENDTWVLFREQYLEIAADER; from the coding sequence ATGGCAGGCATTCGCACCCTGGCGCAGGCCCGCGCCTTTGTGAAGCGGGTGGGCATTTGCGGCATCTTTGCCGACGTCGAGGGGCATTCGCTCTGGGACGCCACCGACCTGCCCGACCGCCAGCCCGGCGAGCGGGGTTGGGGGCAAAAGGTGAGCGCGGTCTGGACGTGGAAAAACCTCCTGCCCGCGCGGCATCCCGACGAGATTTTTTACGGCAAGGTGAAGGGCGGCAAGGCCGTCCTCATGAGCATGGCGCGGCTGCGCGAGCACTACCCGCAGCACCACCTGCCCGTGCGCGAGTGCAGCCCGGTGGCCCAGCGCATCTACCACGCACTGAAGTTTGACCCCATGACGACGCCCGAGCTGCGGCGGCACCTCGACATGACCCACCCGCCGCAGCGCAACCAGTTCGAGCGCGGGCTGAAGGAGCTGCAGATCACGCTCAACATCGCCCGACGCAACTCCGAGGAGGACGAAAACGACACGTGGGTCCTCTTCCGCGAGCAATATCTGGAAATCGCGGCCGACGAACGATAG
- a CDS encoding LL-diaminopimelate aminotransferase, which translates to MAHLNSHYLKLKAGYLFPEINRRVKAFTDANPEAAARLIRCGIGDVTEPLPLAVREAMHKAVDELGTSEHFRGYGPEQGYEFLRKAIAENDYRSRGLDVADDEIFVSDGSKCDCANILDVLGHENRIAVMDPVYPVYVDTNVMAGHTGAASDAGFYEGLVYLPCTAENGFMPDVPTEKVDLVYLCSPNNPTGAVATRERLEKWVAYALANDAILLYDAAYEAYITEPGVPRSIYEIPGARQCAIEFRSFSKNGGFTGVRCAFTVLPKELLCTSADGEKRPLHPLWNRRFSTKFNGVSYVTQRAAEALYSSEGKAEVAALVSHYMGNAKILREAVSGAGLTVFGGVNAPYIWVRGPQGATSWDIFDRVLNEANIVITPGSGFGNAGEGYFRISAFNSRVKAEEAARRFAAMKW; encoded by the coding sequence ATGGCTCACCTCAACTCGCACTACCTGAAGCTCAAGGCCGGCTACCTCTTCCCGGAGATCAATCGCCGCGTGAAGGCCTTCACCGACGCCAATCCCGAGGCGGCCGCCCGTCTCATTCGCTGCGGCATCGGCGACGTCACCGAGCCGCTCCCGCTCGCCGTGCGCGAGGCCATGCACAAGGCGGTCGACGAACTCGGCACCAGCGAGCACTTCCGCGGCTACGGCCCCGAGCAGGGCTATGAGTTCCTGCGCAAGGCCATCGCGGAAAACGACTACCGCTCGCGCGGCCTCGATGTCGCCGACGACGAAATCTTTGTCTCCGACGGATCGAAGTGCGACTGCGCCAACATCCTCGACGTGCTCGGCCACGAGAACCGCATCGCCGTGATGGACCCGGTCTACCCGGTCTATGTCGACACGAATGTCATGGCGGGCCACACCGGCGCGGCCAGCGACGCCGGGTTCTACGAGGGCCTCGTCTATCTCCCGTGTACGGCGGAGAATGGCTTCATGCCCGACGTGCCGACGGAGAAGGTCGACCTCGTCTACCTCTGCTCGCCCAACAACCCGACCGGGGCCGTGGCCACCCGCGAGCGCCTGGAAAAGTGGGTCGCCTACGCGCTGGCCAACGACGCCATCCTGCTCTACGACGCCGCTTACGAGGCCTATATCACCGAGCCCGGCGTGCCGCGCTCGATCTACGAGATCCCCGGTGCGCGCCAGTGCGCCATCGAGTTCCGCAGCTTTTCAAAGAACGGCGGCTTCACCGGAGTGCGCTGCGCCTTCACCGTCCTGCCCAAGGAGCTGCTCTGCACCTCCGCCGACGGCGAGAAGCGTCCGCTGCATCCGCTGTGGAACCGCCGGTTCAGCACGAAATTCAACGGCGTGTCCTACGTCACCCAGCGTGCCGCCGAGGCGCTCTACTCCAGCGAGGGCAAGGCCGAGGTGGCCGCGCTCGTCTCCCACTACATGGGCAATGCCAAGATCCTCCGCGAGGCCGTGAGCGGCGCGGGGCTGACCGTCTTTGGCGGAGTCAATGCCCCCTACATCTGGGTGCGCGGCCCGCAGGGCGCGACGAGCTGGGACATCTTTGACCGCGTGCTCAACGAGGCCAACATCGTCATCACGCCCGGCAGCGGCTTCGGCAATGCAGGCGAGGGCTATTTCCGCATCTCCGCCTTCAACAGCCGCGTCAAGGCCGAGGAGGCCGCCCGCCGCTTCGCCGCCATGAAGTGGTAG
- a CDS encoding alpha/beta hydrolase produces MNATPPLIELSPRGPYVTDLPDAPGRSVVTPSEPAFPIYRLLSELRSPLELRELMIQPVRTGYIGKPGDPPPAHLPPGAAELFPDVAVGEIAVHGEDGLVHCRTYSVPATDDTLRPIVLYIHGGGFTVGTSADTASITSRMAHDTGAVVVSVDYRMAPEWPFPHAVEDCFAVYRALREEAMRLGGDPEKILVAGDSAGGNLSAVLPLVARDRDVPVPAGAILLCPITNFCAEEHPGFERLAARGIVYDTAFFGFIRGAYLLRKSNWTHPYASPALGDLGGFPRTLVVCGSDDPVVEDNRAFAERLKAHGVHAELFERPHMPHGYYFFPGLVPEGDEALAAVSDFIRACTA; encoded by the coding sequence ATGAACGCCACTCCGCCGCTCATCGAGCTTTCGCCCCGAGGACCGTATGTTACCGACCTGCCGGATGCGCCAGGGCGCTCGGTCGTCACCCCATCGGAACCCGCCTTTCCCATCTACCGCCTGCTCTCCGAGCTGCGCTCGCCGCTGGAGCTGCGTGAGCTGATGATCCAGCCCGTACGCACGGGGTATATCGGCAAGCCCGGTGATCCCCCGCCGGCGCATCTGCCGCCCGGCGCGGCGGAGCTCTTCCCCGATGTCGCGGTGGGCGAGATTGCCGTGCACGGCGAGGATGGGCTGGTGCATTGCCGCACATATTCCGTGCCTGCGACGGACGACACGCTGCGGCCCATCGTGCTCTACATCCATGGCGGGGGCTTCACCGTCGGCACCTCAGCCGATACCGCCTCGATCACGAGTCGCATGGCGCACGATACCGGCGCGGTCGTGGTGAGCGTGGATTACCGCATGGCCCCGGAGTGGCCCTTCCCGCACGCGGTGGAGGATTGCTTTGCCGTCTACCGCGCTCTGCGGGAGGAGGCAATGCGCCTCGGGGGCGATCCGGAGAAGATCCTCGTCGCCGGGGACTCGGCGGGCGGCAATCTCTCGGCGGTGCTTCCGCTCGTGGCCCGCGACCGCGACGTGCCGGTTCCGGCGGGAGCCATCCTGCTTTGTCCGATCACGAATTTTTGCGCCGAGGAGCACCCCGGCTTTGAGCGCCTCGCCGCGCGGGGCATCGTGTACGACACGGCCTTCTTTGGCTTCATCCGGGGCGCATACCTGCTCCGCAAGTCCAACTGGACCCACCCCTACGCCAGCCCCGCGCTGGGCGACCTGGGCGGCTTCCCGCGCACATTGGTGGTCTGTGGTTCCGACGATCCTGTCGTTGAGGACAACCGCGCCTTTGCCGAGCGGCTGAAGGCTCACGGCGTCCACGCCGAACTCTTCGAGCGGCCGCATATGCCGCACGGCTACTATTTCTTCCCCGGCCTCGTCCCCGAGGGCGATGAAGCGCTGGCGGCGGTGAGCGACTTCATCCGCGCCTGCACGGCATGA
- a CDS encoding tetratricopeptide repeat protein, giving the protein MFTPEASYEAVCRIADLVAEDRYSEARPLIDAMTEIEDVVPLVIFYKAICIYEDKDDLGCIRLLSRFIERAPGHKKVPYARFTIAICLINLGAYAEALELFATVPPDYPDWEKEVAAAKRRLEIQRQAIAFCSGLRGVTT; this is encoded by the coding sequence ATGTTCACTCCCGAGGCCAGCTACGAAGCCGTCTGCCGGATCGCCGACCTTGTCGCGGAAGACAGGTACAGCGAAGCGCGCCCTCTCATCGACGCCATGACGGAAATCGAGGACGTTGTCCCGCTCGTTATCTTTTACAAAGCGATCTGCATCTACGAGGACAAGGACGACCTGGGGTGCATCAGGCTGCTCTCTCGATTCATCGAAAGAGCTCCTGGTCATAAGAAGGTGCCTTATGCGCGATTCACCATCGCGATCTGCCTGATCAATCTCGGGGCGTATGCCGAGGCCTTGGAGCTTTTTGCCACGGTTCCCCCGGACTATCCCGACTGGGAAAAGGAAGTCGCCGCCGCGAAGAGGCGCTTGGAGATTCAAAGGCAGGCCATCGCCTTTTGCTCCGGTTTGCGCGGTGTGACCACATGA
- a CDS encoding L-rhamnose isomerase, whose product MSSSYSLAKETYAQLGVDTEAALQTLGQTAISLHCWQGDDVGGFENTGGSLTGGIQATGNYPGKARTIEELRADLDAALALIPGSRRLNLHAIYGDFSSGKADRNQIEVSHFQSWIDWAKERSLGLDFNPSYFSHPLSASGYTLSSPDAGIRAFWIEHGRRCRRISAEFGRQLGKPSVMNVWIPDGSKDLPVDRKSPRERLEASLDALFSEQLNTRHHVDAVECKLFGIGSESYVVGSHEFYMGYAVSRKKALCLDAGHFHPTESLADKISSTLQFVPELLLHVSRGVRWDSDHVVLFDDATRAIMEELVRGGFLSRTHIGLDFFDASINRIAAWVIGTRNAQKSLLAALLEPIAQLRDAENSGDYATRLALLEEAKTLPLGAVWDEFCERNGTPVGPAWIKEVKAYEASVLSKR is encoded by the coding sequence GGCAGGGCGACGACGTGGGAGGATTTGAGAATACCGGCGGCTCGCTCACCGGCGGCATCCAGGCCACGGGCAACTACCCCGGCAAGGCCCGCACCATCGAGGAACTCCGCGCCGATCTCGACGCCGCCCTCGCCCTCATCCCCGGCTCCCGCCGCCTGAATCTCCACGCCATCTACGGCGACTTTTCCAGCGGCAAGGCCGACCGCAACCAGATCGAGGTTTCCCACTTCCAGAGCTGGATCGACTGGGCGAAGGAGCGCAGCCTCGGCCTCGACTTCAACCCATCCTATTTTTCGCACCCCCTCTCGGCCAGCGGGTACACGCTCTCCAGCCCCGACGCCGGCATCCGCGCCTTCTGGATCGAGCACGGCCGTCGCTGCCGCCGCATCAGCGCGGAGTTTGGCCGCCAGCTCGGCAAGCCCAGCGTGATGAACGTGTGGATTCCCGACGGCTCGAAGGATCTGCCCGTCGACCGCAAGAGCCCGCGCGAGCGCCTGGAGGCCTCGCTCGACGCGCTCTTCTCCGAGCAGCTGAACACGCGCCACCACGTCGATGCGGTCGAGTGCAAGCTCTTCGGCATCGGGTCGGAGTCCTACGTCGTCGGCTCGCATGAGTTTTACATGGGCTACGCCGTGAGCCGCAAAAAGGCGCTCTGCCTCGACGCGGGTCACTTCCACCCGACCGAGAGCCTCGCCGACAAGATCAGCTCCACGCTGCAATTCGTCCCCGAGCTGCTGCTCCACGTGAGCCGCGGCGTACGCTGGGACAGCGACCACGTCGTGCTCTTTGACGACGCCACGCGCGCCATCATGGAGGAACTCGTGCGCGGGGGCTTCCTCAGCCGTACGCACATCGGACTCGATTTCTTCGACGCCAGCATCAACCGCATCGCCGCCTGGGTCATCGGCACCCGCAACGCCCAGAAGAGCCTCCTCGCCGCCCTGCTCGAACCCATCGCGCAGCTCCGCGATGCCGAGAACTCCGGTGACTACGCCACCCGCCTCGCCCTCCTTGAGGAAGCCAAAACGCTCCCGCTCGGCGCGGTGTGGGACGAATTCTGCGAACGCAACGGCACCCCCGTCGGCCCCGCCTGGATCAAGGAAGTGAAGGCCTACGAGGCCAGCGTCCTTTCCAAGCGCTAA